A segment of the Carya illinoinensis cultivar Pawnee chromosome 1, C.illinoinensisPawnee_v1, whole genome shotgun sequence genome:
TATGCATCGACCTACTTGTCAAGTTTGTAACAAGTATGGTCACATTGCTCTTCAATGCAGAAATCGGTTCAATCATTCCTACCAATATGATTCTAACTCCAGTTTTCTTGCTCCTTCCTCTGTTTCGAACCAATTTTCTGCCAACTACACTGCACCAAGTGCGCACTCAGAGAACATCTGGTACCCAGATTCTGCAGCAACACACCACATCACCAATGACCTGTCTAACCTGAATCTGTCATCCGAACAGTATGCTGGAAGTGAGACAATCCGTGTTGGTGACGGTAATGGGCTTCCCATTCAACATTTTGGTGAATCTTCTCTTTCCACTTCCTCTTCTGCTTTCCGTTTACATAATCTCCTTCATGTACCTCAAATAAccaaaaacttaatttctgttctTCGTTTCTGTGTTGATAACAACTGCTTTTTCGAATTTCACTCAACCCATTTCTGTGTGAAGGACTCAACGACCAAGAACCTCCTCCTCACCGGACCAACCCGTGACGGACTCTACGTCTTTCCAAGCACTGGTCCTCCTCCCCCAACTATCCATCTCAGCGAATCTACCTCCCTTCCTCAATGGCATCGACGCATGGGACACCCCTCTCTTGCTGTTGTTCGTCGACTTCTACGCACCAACTGCTTGTCTTCTTGTCCCACCGAAGCTGTTTTTCAGTGTCCTGAATGTCCACTGGCCAAAGCCCACCAGCTCCCGTTCTCTTCCAGTCAGGCCCAATATAATCGGCCCTTAGCTTTAGTTTCCTCTGATATTTGGGGTCCATCCCCCTATGTATCACGTTTGGGTTTTAAATATTACATTTCCTTTGTTGATCATTGCACCCGTTACACTTGGTTATTTCCAATCAAACTCAAGTCTGATGCAATACAAATATTTACCAAATTCTTACCTCTTGTTGAACGTCTTTTTAACACTAAACTAATTAATCTTCAAACTGATGGTGGTGGGGAATACAAACCAATCACTACAATGTGCCAATCACTTGGAATCAATCATAGACTATCTTGCCCTCATACACATCAACAAAACGGGCTTGTTGAACGCAAGCACCGTCACATTGTTGAAACTGGGCTTGCTCTTTTGGCCCATGcctctcttcctttctcttATTGGGCTGACGCCTTTGAAACTGCGATTTATCTCATCAATCGCCTCCCGACCCCAACTCTTAACAACAAATCTCCCTTTTCCATGATTTACAAAACTGACCCTGATTATAAATTTCTCCGGGTTTTTGGATGCCTCTGTTTTCCTAATCTTCGCCCCTATCTCTCACACAAATTACATTTCCGCTCCACTCCATGTCTTTTCTTGGGCTACAGCACGGCCCACAAAGGTtacaaatgttttgattttaaacaaCACAAAATGTACATCTCTCGGAATGTCACCTTTCATGAATCTACTTTCCCTCTCACTCATCACCAGCCCATTACCTCTTCCTCATCTCATAACCCGTCCATCACTACTCTTCCTATTTTTCCCAACTCCATCTTAGGCCCAGTCCCAAACCCTTCTCTTCCTACAACCCCAACTTCTCATTCCCCTTCTTCCCTTCTCGGCCCAGGTCCCCAATCTTCTCAACCCACCAATTCTCCGTCCAGCCCAAACCCAACTAATCCTAcatcttcttcaacctccagcGTCTCACCTCCAACAACCAACTTACCTTCTCCTTCACCAGTACGTCCCTTACCAATTCTTATCCCGCCCCGATCCCCGATCATCACCAGAGCCCAAACCAACTCTTCCAGACCCAAAGTCTTCCTCGATGGTACCATACCGTACCCATCTCGACACTGTCTCACCACCAGCATCACCGTTCCAGATGATCCTTCAAGTTATTCGGTTGCCTCAAAATACTCTGAATGGCGTCAAGCTATGGAGCAAGAATACACTGCCCTCCTCAACAATCAAACTTGGACGTTGGTTCCACCTGTTCCGAACTCCAACATCCTCGGCTGTCGATGGGTTTTTCGCACCAAAACAAATGCAGATGGCTCCTTCCAACGCCGCAAAGCCCGGCTAGTTGCCAAGGGCTTTCATCAACAGCCCGGTGTCGATTATCACGAGACCTTCAGCCCCGTCGTGAAGCCCACCACAATCCGCCTAGTTCTGTCCATTGCTGTATCTCACGGCTGGCCCTTACGGCAACTTGACATTGAAAATGCTTTTCTCCATGGCACATTAACAGACACTGTCTTCATGCAACAGCCTCAAGGATTTGTAAGTCCACAACATCCCACTCATGTATGCAAGCTGTCCAAAGCCCTGTACGGCCTTAAACAAGCGCCACGAGCGTGGTTCGCTCAACTCAGTTCATGGTTAACAGAGTATGGCTTCACTCCGTCCAAAGCTGACCCGTCCCTTTTCATACTCACTCAAGGTAACACTCTTATTTACCTTCTCATCTATGTCGACGACATTGTCGTCACTGCATCAAACACCTCTGCCGTTGATACCTTACTTCACGACATGAGCCTAGCCTTCCCGGTACGTGATTTGGGACAACTGTCATTTTTCTTAGGACTTGAACTTGATTATACTCAGCATGGTGTCTTTCTGTCTCAAAGAAAGTACATTAAGCACCTTCTGTCTCGTAGCAACATGCTACATGCCAAAGCCGTGACCTCACCAATGGCCTCTACCATCAAGTTGTCCAAGTATGACACACCTGACTTCGATGATCCATCCTTGTATCGAAGCTTAGTAGGAGGTCTTCAATACCTTTCATTCACTAGGCCCGATATATCATTTGCAGTAAACAAGATCTGCCAGTTTATGCACACACCGAAAAACTCACACTGGATTGCACTAAAACGGATCCTCCGATATCTCAAAGGTACCATCAACCAGGGTCTCTTTTTTGCTTCTCACTCAAGCTTCACTTTGCAAGCCTACTCCGACGCTGACTGGGGAGGATGTCCCGACGACAGGAGGTCCACTGGAGGATTCTGCATCTTTCTTGGTAAGCATCTGATCTCATGGTGTTCCAAGAAGCAGAAAACTGTTGCCCGATCCTCCACGGAAGCTGAGTACAAATCATTGGCCTCCTCCGCTGCTGAACTACTATGGCTTCAAACCTTACTTCGTGAACTTGGTCTTCCATTGCATCATGCTCCTACTCTTTGGTGTGATAACCTTGGAGCAACCTATTTATGTGCCAATCCAGTTTATCACTCCAAGACAAAGCACATGGATATAGATTACCACTTTGTCCGAGACCGTGTAGCAGCCAACACCTTAAAGATTGCCTTCTGCAGCTCCAAAGAACAACTGGCTGATGTTCTAACCAAACCCATTGTTGCTGACAAGTTCATCAAGTTTAAGCCTCGTCTCAATTTGGTTGACACCCCCTTGGACTCGAGGGGGCATATTAACGTATGTGCTTCTATTGCTCATAAAGGAGACACTGCACCAATAGCAGAACCATCACAGCATGTAACATAGCCTTTCACAGATTGCATTGCATTCTGTTATTCTCTACGGTCATGTAACAAACTTATTCTTTATTCCCTCTTGTaaaagtctatatatagactacTGTTAGCACAATGAAAGCTGTGAGAAAAACTTTCCAATTCTGTTttgttaacatatatatttatatatatatatatatgtacttgtTTTGGATTGAGTCGTCATTTTTTACTACGTGATCAAAGTGTGCATGCAATGTCCTGATCTTAAATGCAGAGCATGCTTCTTTGGAGATGAAAATGTGGCACATCCCCCTCATTCGCCATAGTTATAGCCTCTGCATAAAATTCCTTTCCCATCGCCTAATTAACTTCCATGTGAAAGTGCTTGAGATCCCTTTATATGACACTGCCATCTTGTATTGTTGTTGCCTTCTCCAGGATAATGGAGATTCCTGACCGAATGTAAAATCCATCTTCTGGTCTCGCTGCTTCTTGAACACCCTGCAATGACAGAGCATTCGAGACAAGAAGCTCGTTCTCATTGAAGGAAGAAAGAATGTACCTTTCCTATGTTCTAAAAAAGTTGTTTGAAAAGGCAGAAGGACTAGCTGAGAATTGGCATCATGCATGCTTACATCTTTTATTCATGATAATGACATCTTTCCCCATTTTGCATTCTTGTCGATTATACAATTCCTTCGAAGGAAAATAACGAACATGGTCAGAACTATTCTCTCTCACATGATTAAATCTAGATTTAAGGAGGATACTTGATTTTCAAGGGCGGTCACCTAACTTTTGTGTTCCGTCCAACGCCGATTGGGACCTTCTCATCTGCCAAGAGAGATGCAATTTCAGATTCAGTTTAGTAATAATCTGCACTCACCATGACGGTGTCCTGTAAACGGAAACGACCACTCAACTAATTGTaagataaaatcaaaacaaaagggCTCTAGTCTATTAGGCTTCTTTGTATTTTAGGATAAAAATGCAGAAATCGTGATAGTTTACTTTGAGCTCAACACCATAATCTAATCTTGAGCGTTCACCAACTATATATATTGAATGTTCAACTTTACATTCTCTCAAGAAACATCCATGGGAGATTAGAGAGGGTGTAGTTTTTAGCTCAATTACTTGTGTAGATCAGACATAAAGTTAGTTCGAGTCATGTGAAGATTAGTAGTTTTAACTTTATTTTAGCTTTTTATCTTATTACTGTGTATTTTACCAACAAACCATGTCCCACCTTCCAAAAcataattgaagaaaaaaaaaaactacttaagAAAAGAAGCCAAGCGTTTGATCAAATCCTTGGCACTCTGATTGTAAACATGCAAGATGTGAAAAGCGTGATCCTCTCCGTTCACTTGAACCAACTCAGCTTCTCCTTCCCAGCTGCTTTTCCGGACTGCATCATAGTAAGCAACACCTCGACCCCTCATCACGTCCATCTCGGCCAGAGTCACGAGCAATCGAGAGCACCCAAGTCCAGCCAAGCTCGGCGATCCTGGAAACGTGGGATTGATCATTGCATTATCAATACCGCCAGGTGCAGATGGGTATACAAAGTTCCAAACAAAGTTGGGCACAGCTTTGTTCATGATCGTGTGACTTGCACTGGGCTGATCCATCTCGGACCCTGATATTGCGTCTGAACCCCAGAAGTACGGGTGGGTAAGAAAGGCTCCTAGAATTTTAACCTCACCAGGTAAGCTCTCGACGCCAGCTCGCATGGCCATATTGTGCACGATGTTGGCTCCTGCACTATCTCCACCAATGAAAAGTCGTTTAAAGTCCGCGTGATTCAACCATGGCTCTTGGCAATCGGAACCAGTAGTGCTATTTATGGAGTTGGAAGCAACCCATTGGAGGGCGGCCCAGCAATCTTCGTAGGCAATGGGGAGGAGGTGCTCAGGAGCAAGCCTATACTCCACCGAAACAGCCACAGCTTGTGCTTGAGCAACCAAACTATTGAGGTACCGATGGTGGTCATGGGAGAAGGCAGACTCGAAGAAGAAGCCTCCGCCGTGGAAGTAAACCAAGATGGGGAGCTTTTGGAGGTGGGTTTGGTCGAGTTTTGGGAGGTAGAGACGAGCAGAGATAGGAAGGTCCTGTGAAATGACGATGTCCTTTGAAGAGACGCCAGTTTCAAGATCTGGATCAAGGGAAGGGGGCACAATGGGAGAGTTCGCGAGTCGATCAAAAGAGCCGTCCTTGTAGATGCGGATGAATGGGAGAATCTCCATCTCAATCTCCTTGGTAATGGAAGCCATATTAGAGAGGGATCGATCTGAGTGGACTGTGATAACTTGGAGCTGGGGAAGAGAGATTTGGGGgaggaaatgaaataaaatgatcgCCCAAAGGATGGATGGATTGAGACATTCACCTAAATGATCGCGCCACCTTCAATTATATAGGGCAATATATAGCATGTATGGGTGCAACTGTGAAGTTGACACCGAGTTGTTAAGAATGCGTATTGATGGATTAAATACGCTGAATTGACATATTAGCGCAAAGATGGTAGAAAATTGTGATCGAGACAATTTTAGGTGCATTTCGATAATATTTTGGCTATAAAAACTGCATATATAATCTCAATTTGTAAAGCTTTTTTCAGCACGCACGTCGTAGTCACCAAACTACGTTCAAGTGTGCATCTTTTTCAAGGCTATAATCTATTGTTTTTCTCTCTGAAATCCTATTTCTAGTTAATTTTTACctttatgataatatttcatttatcgTTCAGGAAATAATTCTAAACCTGATTTAGGTCAGATTTTTAGcaaattatttcttttgttaCGTATTTATTTCTTATGTGGTTATTGGGATTTtactatttttgataaaattctgaTATGGACGATTTTCAACTATTATAACTCGGCTTGTGAGTTAATTTCATTATTCTcggattttgataattttgaattgaacatcacatatattttctttgtattttagACAATTCTCTTATCTTCATTCTCTATAAAGTATCTATTGAAACTAGtctgtaaaataattattattctgtCCGGCTCTCAATTATCTAGAAGACTAGAACCCAACTGGCATATTTAAACAATTGATTTAATACCAAAAAATCAAGGTAAAGGTATTGATTCTTGAGGGTTCTTGAAACAGGACAGCCGGAAAGGGAATCATATTCTaaaaagcaaaaggaaaaaaaaaaattgcaaaggaTGGCACGCCCAACGGTAAACGCTGGGCAGCATAGTAGCCTTACCCTTCTAAAAAATAATCGAGTAAGAATCAATTCATTTCTTAGTTTGAATCGAGTATTAATTTCGTGTTgctaaaaaaatataccaattcAAGTAtgcaaaatattttgaatttaaatgcAATTTATGGACCCGATCTTACCATATTACTAAATAGAAAGTTGAAAAGCTAACATGTTCAGTGTCCTCAAaattaggggtggcaatatgtcacacgacccattaacccaacacgaacacgacacgataataacgagttagggtttagccttaatgggttcgggtcaaaacgggttgacccgttaagacacgattgcttaacgggttaactcgttttgacccgttatgacacgttaagaaagttaaagttacaattatacccttatatctaaaaataaaattgttagaattttaatttcgatattttattatttggattgtagttttggacttataattagttttataatttttatagatattgtaattttaacatttatataaaattatgctaaatttaatcaggttaaaaagattaattttaggcctattcaacccatttatataaatagtttaaaatgagttgtattgtgtcgtattaacctatttcgtaatattttcttaatttatttgtttacttataaaaaaaaacatatttcgtaatatttattaatggatCAAAATAGgctgacacgacacgacccgttatgttaatgggtcgtgttagggtttgagattttgatacgataagcttaacgagtcgggttagggttgacctatatgacccgttaacacgatttgacacgacacgaacacgacccgttaatatgatttgacacccctactcaaaatatatatccctacagaaagcaaaaaaaaaaaaaaaatcaattcattGCTTAGTTTGAATCGAATATTAATTTCAAAAGATATACCAATTCAAGTATGAAAAATCATCACCTATATATTAAGTTATTGACCCGATCTTACCATATTGCCAAATAGAAAGTCTAATTAAATGAAACCAATTTTTTCTGTaaccaattttttctttttctttttctttttctttttgtttttttttttttaaagaaaacttGCATTGAATTAAAAGACAGAATATAAGAGGGGAGAGTAAGACCTGACAAAAACCCCTTTACAGAAATAACAGTGCATACAATagtcaaaaacaaaataaacgaAGGGCCATAACTTGGACCCAAGCCCTTGTTCCTTGACCAAATCAAGGAGGGATAGCTGCAATAGCGGTTTTAAAATCCAACTAATGGATTTGTCGAATGCTGTTGTGATCAACATCTACGAAAGTAGCACTGCAACTATTTGTGCTAGAATTATTGACGGAGATCCTCACATCCTTTTCCCTTAGATTCCCTATTAGGGAAAGTTATAACATAGTCAGATAGCTGAATTGGACAGTCTAAGTCGCTAGCGGCCTTTCGAAGCAATAGAGCCAAAATAGTCAAATAGCTACATGTGCCAACGGTGATGGAGTAGAGAGACTGAGACACGAATGATCTAGAGGTGAGGAGTCCAATTGTGTCGAGTGTGCAATGGTAGGATGTCAAAAAATGCCCCATTGCGTCAAAAAGCCACACGGCTTGGAGGGCACATGTAGATCATGTAGTGGTCATTTGGCGACTCCACTAGGGTTTTGAAGAATGATTATTGGCGAGCATAGTAGTCAAGCACATTTGGTAGACCAATAGTTGAAAAAACGATAAATTAGACATGTCCAATCTagcagaaaaagaagaaacaatataaaatcaaagacaAACAAAAATAGCAAACCAGAAAAACTACTATGTAGTAAAGATTTACAGTCCTTTTTATATACtctctgcgcactccactgatatgattagctgtatcaatttttttgtaatatacagcccaatcacatcaataaaatgcataaaaaaatacactaaaataactgcatataaaatttttgtttcagaaaaatcataTCGAACTTAAAGAGCTAGAGCTCTTTTGGATTGAGTCATCATATTCCTCCTCGCGTTCCTCAATGACGGATCAACACCGAGCACCGAGTCAAGCTTTAGTAATAGAGCCATAAGGGCCTCATTCATTCTTAGCCTCGCGCATTCAGGTGGGATCACAATCCTCTGATAGATGGCCAAATCAACCGCCTCAgatctctgtgtgtgtgtgtgtgtgtgtgtgtgtgtgttttggcCATTCGTTTAGATGAATCTTGAGGGTGAGGCTAAAGATGAACAAGACACTAATAGTGTAAAATTAGAATACAAGTAAGAAGAAAAACATGATCGGTTGGTCGGCAATGTAAAAAGACTTAAACATCTGTCGACAAAACAGAAATTAAAGTAAACAGAccataattttgaaataaagttAAGTGTAAAAttggaaatgaaaatattagaCGAAAATACTGTTCATCTAAcattctcatttatatagataGTAGATATATATACTTACATCGTATATTCCCCGCATCcaattatcaatatatatatattccacgCATCCAATCAATGAATCAACAAGTAACTTCGCCGGCCTGGCTTTAATAGATAACTTTCTCGAAACAATATTATGGATATTTACAGAAGAAATCAATGACGATACTATAGCCATACACTTCAAAGAGGACTCTAGCAGCCTATTATTATTGCAGAAGAGATGCATCTTTCAGGGAATGCCAAATTCCCTACACTGAGAGACAACATGTTTTAAGTCCAATCACCATCACAGACTCGGTCGGTGCATAAAAATAAGGAACAACAATGTTCATGAACGTAGCTGTCTCAGCAATATCTAAGCCTATGGCGTTACAGAAGAAACTTAGCGTGCTCACAAGCAACAGGATCTGGCCTCAGAAAGTTTACGAGCTACAATCAACCAATTAGGAACTTCTACTGGCTCAACAGCAACAACTACCATTTCTGTACATCGTATTTGGTTAGAGATCATCAAGAATAGAAGGGCTGCAATCTACAGCCGCAGGTTATGTGCATTAGGCTTAGTAAGTGCTTTAGCAAAGTAATCACGAATCTCTGGTATAATACGCTGAATCAGATGAGAGTGCCTGCAAGTTCCAGCACACTGACAATTTGAGCAGACTACAAACAAATTTGAGTCTAAAGCTTAAGATTATGatgaatttgaattttgtatAGAGAGAATTAGTTCAAAAAACAACAATGGCTTTCCAGACGAAAGTTGAAGATCCCAAGTTCTGTGATCTTGAAGGTGTTAAGGCTCATGGATCTCCAACAACATCCAGAATTTatcactatttattttttgatacgTGCTGCAATTGGTTTATCACTATTTATTGCAATTTATGACAATGTCTCTTGGTCCCATTTATACCAAATACGAAAACGAGCCCTCTTACCATCAAGTAAACAGTATTAGGGTTAGAAACTTAGAAGTTATAACAGTAGTTGTATCCACAATTTTTGCCACGAGTGTCCATCTCATTCCTAACTCTAAAATTTCCTCCTGTCTCTCTTTTACTTctaattaatcaaataaaaaacctAATCTCATAGGATTTCCCCTTCCATTCGGCGTGCTTCACCAATTCCCTTGTCAGCTGTGTTACAGCAAAGTTTCAACGAATATAACTCAACATATAAGATCTCAACTGACGTCACATGAGCTATATAACATCACAAGCAATAATGCAGCTAGGACTATTTGCACATGCAAGTATGGACAAAGAAAAGTAGTATTACAAACCCCATAAAAGTTGGGATAATTCCCAAAATTATTCAGCTTTTCCCCTGGTGATTTTACTAGAAAAAGAAGCAAACATTAtaacttttcatttattttaaattgccaGTGGAAGATTTAAGAAAGCAGGAAAAAGAAAGGTTGAAAGGAGCAGATACCCTGGCCTTGCACTCAGTTTATCGAATTGCTCCAAGATAAACAGGATGCATGTGTGCCTCAAGGACATCGCATGGAATGCTTCTGAGAGCTCATACATGTTTGACACATTATCCAATGATATATCCTGGGGTATATAATAAATGTGAATAAGACGCCCACTAATTCAAAAAGGCATCAGTGGAATGTGTGTGAACCAACATCCATTGCTCACCTGTGCTATTGTATACTCACAAAGTCGCTTAAGGCCCTCCAAGAGATACTGATCAGCAGCTCTGAGGAGATCTTGTGCAATATCCAATGTAACTTCTACAGATCCAGTGTATATGAATCTGAAGAAAATGGACAACCAGTAAATTAAAAAACCTCCACCAAATACAATTTTCTCGAAAAAGGAAACTACACAATTCAAACCTCATCATCAACTGGAAAACTTCCCATCTAATATTTGGAATCTCAATGTCCCTCGCATCCTTTTCCTGTAATGTGCGAAAAGGaagatattaaaatatgtacaaAGAACATACATCCACACAAATTTGAAAACTGAATTCACACTAAGGAATAAAAGCTGAAAGAGCACGGAAACCTGAATCATCCCAGgcttaaaataaatagcttgTGAAGCAAAAGGAGCTCAGCTTGCGCATAAGCAGAAACTCCCAGCAAGTAAAAGGGAGGGGGGCATTTATTATCAATCACAGATACTCACCCGGTAACCACCATCAAACATTGCACGGAATGCATCTGAAGAAGCAAGTAGGCAGATTCTGTGAGCATAGAACCGTCTACCTGCGAGTAAAAACACATATTCAGGTCGTACAAGCTaaaaggaattttatttttatcattacaGTCACATTATTACATGTAGCGCAGCTTAAAGTAGGCAAACATGTACAGAAATAAACAACTTTCAAACCTTCAACTAGAAATGTAACGTCAGACAATGTCGGATTGTCTACATACTGCTCCCCTAAATAGACCTGCAGGAAGGATTTATGTGTCATCATAGGTAATTCAAACCAAATGCAAACTTCAAAGAAAAACTACAAGAAGAACTACCAAAAGTATGCCATGGCATACACAAAAGTTGTAGGTTTCATGCTCTGCATTCATGCAAGAGGCACCAATGCTCCAAGGGAGAAGCATTTTTTgtttatcagtaaataagattttatgaatagtaagaataggcaaaagcctcCTTAGAGGTCAACATGGAATCCCCTAGAAAGCACTATATGCCTAAAAAGCACTACATGTCCTTAAGAGATTAACATGGAATCCCCGCATAAATAACAGCAGCAGAAAACTAAATACCAAACTATCAACACCCTTCTGTAAGTTTTCAGCCCACAAATAAACAGTAAGCTTATAGGTCTGTAAAACCAGTTCCATGAGTGCTTTTCCATAGCAATTTGGTAGCTTCATTTGCTTGGATGGTGGAACTAGGGAAAatactttcttcttttttctttattcttttttttttttttttggtaatatgTGACTCAATTTTATTAAGTGCGCAGAGGTACACAATCCAAGGCTCCAAGCACACAAGGTATATACAAGAAAAAGCACCCGATTAGAGTGGGGCAGTGTTTTTCAGCACCATGGATTTAGGCTCCGTATACATGTGCTATAAAGTTTCTAGCCTTAAGAAGAAAGCACCCAATTGAGGAAAATACTTACAcctgaaaatacaaaatatagtGAAGCAACAGATTATAGT
Coding sequences within it:
- the LOC122302905 gene encoding 2-hydroxyisoflavanone dehydratase-like; amino-acid sequence: MASITKEIEMEILPFIRIYKDGSFDRLANSPIVPPSLDPDLETGVSSKDIVISQDLPISARLYLPKLDQTHLQKLPILVYFHGGGFFFESAFSHDHHRYLNSLVAQAQAVAVSVEYRLAPEHLLPIAYEDCWAALQWVASNSINSTTGSDCQEPWLNHADFKRLFIGGDSAGANIVHNMAMRAGVESLPGEVKILGAFLTHPYFWGSDAISGSEMDQPSASHTIMNKAVPNFVWNFVYPSAPGGIDNAMINPTFPGSPSLAGLGCSRLLVTLAEMDVMRGRGVAYYDAVRKSSWEGEAELVQVNGEDHAFHILHVYNQSAKDLIKRLASFLK